One window from the genome of Chlamydiales bacterium encodes:
- a CDS encoding class I SAM-dependent methyltransferase, with translation MNKPIRSQTSSNTSWQEVSKWYDNTVGEDGHYYHKNIILPRLLKLMNLENIQNPTLLDIGCGQGVLARSLPSHATYVGVDAASALIQAAKRHNTSSLHTYFQFDATKPFNLKRQDFSHALVILALQNMEDPQGVFKNVKAHLQEKGSLIIIMNHPCFRIPRQSSWGIDNDNKLQYRRVNRYLTPLKIPLQANPSQGSSSKTTWSFHFPISYYTTLLKEEGFVISSIEEWASDKISVGKNAKMENRCREEFPLFLMLEARL, from the coding sequence ATGAATAAACCTATTCGCTCTCAAACATCATCCAATACATCTTGGCAAGAAGTCTCAAAATGGTACGACAATACAGTTGGAGAGGACGGACATTATTACCACAAAAACATTATTTTACCTCGTCTTCTAAAACTGATGAATTTGGAAAACATACAAAATCCAACTCTTTTAGATATCGGATGCGGTCAAGGCGTTCTTGCAAGAAGCTTGCCATCTCATGCTACATATGTTGGCGTAGATGCAGCAAGTGCTCTCATTCAGGCAGCAAAGCGGCATAACACCTCTTCTCTTCATACTTATTTTCAATTTGATGCAACTAAGCCCTTCAATCTAAAAAGACAAGATTTTTCTCATGCGTTAGTTATACTTGCCCTACAAAATATGGAAGATCCCCAAGGAGTCTTTAAAAATGTTAAAGCTCATTTACAAGAAAAAGGATCTCTCATCATAATTATGAACCATCCTTGTTTTCGCATTCCAAGACAGTCTTCATGGGGCATTGACAATGATAACAAGCTCCAATATAGACGAGTTAACCGCTACTTAACTCCTTTAAAAATACCTTTACAGGCAAATCCAAGCCAAGGATCCTCATCTAAAACCACGTGGTCCTTTCACTTTCCTATCTCGTACTATACAACACTTCTTAAAGAAGAAGGCTTTGTAATTTCTTCTATAGAGGAGTGGGCATCTGATAAAATCAGTGTTGGCAAAAATGCCAAAATGGAAAACAGATGCCGAGAGGAATTTCCCCTCTTCCTCATGCTAGAAGCTAGACTTTAA